The genome window gttgtgtttgtacaaggggggagtagagtttccattcaatgtatactctctcaCAAACAAGTAAGAACAAGTGCATAATACAGTGCTAAGGGTTGGAACATAGCGATCGaaaatcatttacacacattcattttagcctagcagttgctgtcgatgcctgaatgcataaaatgtataccgggagagtgcccacaacctacttttgttttgtgttagtagtatCTGCATTGACGAGTTTTCTAGTTGACCGATTTCAAAGACATTTCCTAGGTAAGTTTCTCTTATATCAGAGTATACtggacacttaaaaagaaagtggtgctcgttttcgtgagggtatctgcaaagtgggcaaacatgggaaccgtttgcagaatatctctgtttgttgcacatcaggggtgaaaccccaagtctgagttttgtgaacactttttggatatatggattgtctatttggtcaaggtacttttctcttccaaagtcaggtttaaacaatttgtatgtgtcatACCTCTCACTGTCTTCTAGCTTACTGTGCCAGTTCTGGGTAAAGCAGTCTTTTAGGCGTTGTTGAAAAGCCTTGATAAAGTGTTTTTCGTTGCCGACATAGCCGTACGTCCACACATGTCCAAACCCATTTTCACATAGGAGGTTTCTAACCCTAGCGGACcaattgtctgtccctctgtctgccatgttcctcATCATCACATGGGCCATTTTTACATATCTTGTGTTGGGGAGGCGATTTAGCCGCAACCAATATTTAACGCATCTGGTAGCAGCGAGGACTGATAGGGGAAATCTACCGAGTTCTCCGTATACCATGCAGTTGGGACTTTGGGGGGAAACACCTATTATACGATTGTATGCGAACATGTGTACCTTTTCAATGttagagcaatcaaaacaaccccacATTTCTGAACCGTATAGCAATATGGGGGTAATCTGTGTATCAAAGAGTGTGAAAAAAAGGTTTAGATCATAACATCCAATATTCCACAAAACTCTAAAAATGTCGATAACACCACGCTTAGCTCGTACAATAGAGTCTTCAAAGCATCGTTGGATGGAAACTTTGGTGGTCAAGGTTAAGCCGAGATATTTATACGAGTTGGTAACGTACATGTTGTCGTGACCAAATGTCCAGGCTTCGTTTTTCCCCAAGTATCCACCGTTGCGAAATAccaacacttttgttttttctttgtttacctttaAACCTAATCTGTTGGCAACTTCATGCAATATATTTAACTGGTTTTGTAGTCCCACCGGTGTCACTGAAAGCAATGctatgtcgtcagcaaacatcaTGATAAATAGTTCAATTTCACCCGGAAGAAGTTGAATTCCATGCCTCCCTTTTAGAATCATTTCAGACGCAAGTTCGTTAATCAAAAAAGAGAACAGGATTGGGCTTGCCAAGCATCCTTGTTTAAGACCTTGCATACACTCAAAAAAGGCCGTGTAGTCAGAGTTACACCGAACACAAGATAATACGTTTGAGTACATTGCTCTGAGTGTTTGAAGCATTTTGCCCCCAATGCCGATCTTGAGCAGTACATTCCATAGTACATCTCTTTTGACAGTGTCGAACGCCTTTTGGAAGTCCACAAAGGCCACATACAGTTTCTTGTGTTGTTTAAGTTGCTTGCTTACAGCTGCATATAACGTGAAAATATGGTCCACTGTCGTATACCCTTTTCTGAATCCAGCTTGGGACTCAGACATGACATTGTTCATTTCAGCCCACTTAGTCAATCTATTGTTAATGATGGCAGTATACAGTTTACTGACACAGCTTAGCAGCGACACGCCCCTGTAATTGTCAGGGTTCTCATCGTTGCCTTTTTTTAAGATTGGGTGAATAATGGCTTTGGCCCACTCAGCTGGGTATGTTCCTGTGTGGAACAGTTTGTTAAAAAGCTCTACCAGGTAAGTAGTAACATCATCACCTGCGATGCGAAGCAACTCGTTTGGGATTTCATCTATACCTGTTGCTTTGCCTTTTTTCAGCCCTCTAATGGCTTCTCTTACCTCTTCTTCAGATATATCTTTATTTAGCtcgtcgagagagagagagagagagagagagagagagagagagagagagagagagactcagactcagactcagaactttattacaaaaggataaaggttttaggcaaagcctattcttccaacctgtcctttatacaacacataaagacagacggacataaaaaataaaaattcaatcatataagatacagaattacattgtatggattgcaacacaatgtgcatttaaggaattatatagGGAGAACTCAAaatttacaaaattacattgacacagttaaacctttcattttgagaattaagttgttcaaatcagctacacatccgttaacactagtacaaaatgttcaacaaaataacaatcaaacaagacatttcattcacgaatgatgtgtgaacgtgactgtctcttaaacattttcactgaagttgcatttcttatctgttgggggaaggagttccagagaaacgctcccgagaaggctaagctcgatttatagaggtctatgcgaggtataggagggatgattttttgggacccatatctttttgtggcatgtttgaaatgtgattgcaaatatttaggacagtcgtcatttagaatgttatacatgaacacagccttgtttaacatcaactgatctttcaaggggaggaaattcaggagctttagtttatcatccgagagagagagagagagagagagagagagagagagagagagagagggagagagagagagaaaaagagagagagagaaagaaagagagagagagagagagagtggtttTAATTTTGAATATGTTTACATTATGTCTACTAATACTAACTGCACGAGATGATTTGTGTCACAGCACAACTGGAAGAGACACCAGACCATGACCCGTTTCCAAGCGCTGCGGTTGGCGGTGGTGTGGCAGCTGCAGTCGTCGTTGTTATCGTTGTGGTCGTCGTGGTCATTTTCCTTTGTTATAAGAAGAGTAAGTTAATGATTCAGGGAACTGGCTGACTATGTGGCTAACCACCCGTCTCCTTTTTCTCCCCCgcccttctgtctttctatatatatgtgtgtgtgtgtgtgtgtgtgtgtgtgtgtgtgtgtgtgtgtgtgtgtgtgtgtgtgtgtgtgtgtgtgtgtgtgtgtgtttatgtgtgtgtgtgtgtgtgtgtgcgcgcgtgcgtgatTTAAGTGATTTCGTAGTGCTGTTGGATTTCTTCCGGCCACAATGCTAAAAGGATAATCCCTATATCTATGTTTGTTAAAATTTAAGCATGCAATCTTTGTTCTGTttaaatacatgtgtgtgtgtgtgtgtgtgtgtgtgtgtgtgtgtgtgtgtgtgtgtgtgtgtgtgtgtgtgtgtgtgtgtgtgtgtgtgtgtgtgtgtgtatggttctTGTTTCAAGGGTGCTTTCAGAGATCTGATAAAACCAGACAAACGTGAGTAAATTTCAATTAGGCAGTTTTCTTCTTCGACGTCTCCTTTTTGCCATGTTGAAATCGGCTTTGTAATAAATTGTTTTGATCAACCACATTCAGCAAAAAGATATCGCAGCGAagagcttttttttgtttttgttttttgttccccTCTTTATTTGGAGATCAGAGCTTTTTCATGCACGTTCTGCCCTATCTACAACAAGGGAAACTAAACTTGATTAGCCAACTGTACCCGTGTGTTGAGCAGGAACGTGAAGGGATCTTAGGTGTTTCATTCTTCTCTCTGGACAACTGTATGTGCATGCattaacctctctctctctgtatgtctctctctctctctctctctctctctctctgtctctctctctgcctctctctctgtctctctctctttctctctctctctctctctctctctctctctcttattctctccctctctctctttctctctcttaaccGTTGAATCCTTGTTGATGGTCTGTGTCCCTGCGGTGTATTCTTGTTCCTCTTGTTTTCCACGCCTTGTGCTGAAGAGCTTATTTATGTTAATGCTCGACCGTACTTACCGTATAAACCTTTGTAAAGAAAATGCCATTGAAATACGCACTGGCAAGCTTCTAGTTTAATTTACGGAGTCGAGTGATTTTACAATCGAGTTGTTCGTTCAATGATTGACTGTATTACAACGCCCCTGCCATATTTCATGTCCTTTTTTGCTTTTTACAGAACTGCTGTGGAAAGTGGAGTTCACGAAAACTCAGCTGTTACAGATGATTGTGCTAATGACGGTAATAAGGCAATCTTATTTCAATAAACGAAGAGAGGCTTTCTTTGCAATTACTTCTGAACTATGTAAATTCGTTCGTTTTGGTTTCGCATGTTGATGTTAAGGAGTTCACTTTATCAAGGGCATGTTTGTGTAGGATGTTCATTAATATAATCAAGCTAAGCAAACGAGGGGAAAAGGTAAAGACTTTATGGCGAAGTTAAAATTGAGCCAACGGTGAAACACGTGTCAGTGTCAATCAGGAATCTATAGTCCATTTTTCTCGATCACAAGATTGTTTAAACGTTTTCCACAATCTTGACATTTGAAATTTCATAATTTAAATTTTGTACCGTGTTAGTACTCTATCCATCATTCTTTCATTTATCCTTCCATCCTACTGGTACGTTGGTTTCAGCATCCGCAAAAAGTCAATACGCCAGTCTGCAGATGTCCGAGGTTGGACTGAGATCTGTGTACAGCGACTTCGCTCACAGAAGCACTGCTACACAGGCACAACCTGGTAAGGTTAACAGGCTCTGTCATCACCATTCGTCTTAGAAAAAAAGTATTTCACGCCAATGTTAAAATGTTCATGTTCTCCTTTGTCTTTAAATgataataaataaaattaaatatcATTTATAATCCCATAAATAGATCTAAGTGATTTACACATTAATGAAATGCCAACACATAAGATCTACAATCCTCATCGAAAGCAGAAACATCACGGAATGAAAATTAAACAAATGAACTAGCgcagaacagacacacacatacaaaacag of Littorina saxatilis isolate snail1 unplaced genomic scaffold, US_GU_Lsax_2.0 scaffold_2625, whole genome shotgun sequence contains these proteins:
- the LOC138955256 gene encoding uncharacterized protein yields the protein MIDCITTPLPYFMSFFAFYRTAVESGVHENSAVTDDCANDASAKSQYASLQMSEVGLRSVYSDFAHRSTATQAQPGQPGDYASLQMSDVGMTSTYSELGQHDGVAPAHDGTDYEIPP